The following is a genomic window from Strongyloides ratti genome assembly S_ratti_ED321, chromosome : 1.
GGTATTGGTAAATCAGTACAAATGCATGATTGTAAAtgtagaaataaaattttaatacaaaatttaaatagttCAAATATTGATGAAGAAGAAATATGTGTTAATGAATGTCCaataaattcattttcaATGATTGAATATGGTAAACCAAATATTTGTCAAAGTTGTCATAGACTTTGTGATAATCATAAATCATGTTATGGACCAGAATTTTTTCAATGTGAAAGTTGTGAATATGCtggttttaaaaaagatgatgATACAATTATTTGTACAGAAGAATGTAATGTAGAATTTCCatatattaatgaatatGATAGATTATGTTATGCAGAAGATGTTATTACATTAGCAAGGCATCGTcgaacaaaatttattattattgttggtattatattaacaattattttaataattttaataattgctATATGGTATTGTATTAATTATCGTAGAAAATATCGTAAAGAAGTTGAATTAAATATGCCATCAATTCCTGATTATGATTTATCAAAAACACATGCAAATATGGGaagaattaatttaattacaaTTGATCAACTTGAACAAACAACACAAATAATTGGCCAAGGTGCATTTGGTGTTGTTTATGCTGGAAAATGGAAAAATCCTATAAAAGATTGTAAAAATGTACCTGTAGCAATTAAAGTAATGAAAGCTATAACATCAATAGAttcaaaagaaatattagaAGAAGCTGGAATGATGGCACAAGTATCAGGTGGACATAAACATTTACATCCAATTATTGGTATATGTTTTTGTGATACAGTACAAATAGTAACATTATTAAGACCATTAGGAAGTTTACTtcatttcttaaaaaaacataaagataaattaggtgcttctaaaatattattatattgttttcAAATATCTTCTGCTATGGAATATTTAGCACAAAGAGGTATGGTTCATAGAGATTTAGCTGCAAGAAATGTacttgttaaaaatattaatcatgTTGAAGTAACAGATTTTGGATTAGCAAAAATGCTTCATGGTGAAgaatgtataaaattatctgGAAAAGTTGCTGTTAAATGGTTAGCAATTGAAACATTAAcacaaacaatttttaatcatgCAACAGATGTTTGGGCATTTGCTGTTACATGTTGggaaattttaacatttggACAAGCTCCATATCAAGGAATATCATTATCTGATATAAAAGATCATCTTTTATCAGGAAATAGATTAGAACAACCAAATAATTGTAGTCAAGAATTATATCATACATTATTACATTGTTGGATGCCAAATCCTGAGGCACGCCCATCatttacattattaaaagaaacatttcaaaattattgtaaAGCACCACATCAATATGTAACAGAATACCATTTGCATAATAAGATGGaaataatttcaaattatgaacaatttaaaatgattgctgatttattaaatgatgaaGATTTTATGGATCCACTTGATTATCAGGATATCTCTCAACGttcacaaaataatatttcaggTGGAAATTTCTTTAATGATTCACCTAATAGTCAGACTAGACCATTACTTCCAAGATATGATGCACCATGTGATAATTTAACTTCTTCAAGTTTAAGATACGGAGAACCATCAATtggatataaaaataataaatttgatatgACATCTGATGAGGGAacagaaaattatttagttCCAAAAGAGATGGATGAAGATACTGCTTCAGTGTATACAGATGTTGTAAcaataaatgaatatatgtcagaatattataatgatCCTTCAAAAGTTCAAAAATCAGCAAGTGGTGGTAGAGTTAATGATTATGTTAATCAAAATGCTATTGAAATGAAAGTTTTAACAAAACAAGACAAGATTGATGAACCTGATTATGATACAACTATTGATAAAGACattgaaattattaatcctgttcttaataatgaaaaatttccATCAGAAACATCagtttaatataattaatataaatagtattgtatataattacattatttagtttgttttttttttcatttgaatttaaatgaaatatatttttattgttgtaaataaaatttttataatttaactacataaatataattttaaataatatttttaaaaaaaaattgatattttatttaacagtTAAAACAGAAAAAGACAGGcaagtttttataaaagaaaaataagttcatatttataatataaaaatttgagatttttaataattatttttttattaattctaaattgaatattaaaaaaaatgtatgtacaaattttgttttatagttaataatataattataattttttttttcaataacatcgaaatcattaaataattaatattatgtgGGGAGCACAtctatttttacttttatgtagaaatattctttatttaacACGATCAAAATTATGGCTTCTTGGTGGAATAGTTCCTCCttttatgttaatttttatacaatattatatttgttctaatgtaagtattaaaaaaaaataattaatattatattaaattatttttaggaaCTTGAATCTCCTTCAAATAATGCTGGAAAAGTATTATTTCATGAACctaatcattttaatattaatggaAATTTATCAGATATTCCAAATTTAGCAACACATTTTATACCATATGAATCATACAGTAGaggaataattttttattatgaacATATTGATAGTCGTTCAACacaattatttgataaaataaaaaatgaatttaaaaatttatatggaaaatatgtatatataaaaagaatagaTACATTTGGTAAATTTATTGATACAATACATTGTAAAGGAAATGTTATAACATTagataataatgaaatattattagaagGAGTTGTTGGTATTCATATACATAAATTAAGAAGAAATTCaattaattatactttttatgtACAGGCACTTCCAATGGATGTATGGAATAGTGATAAATATTGGTTAGatccatttttatattattcaaaaaatattaaaattagtaaTAAACCAGATCAACCACCATATTTACAAAGAGGTTTATTAAGTTATCAAGTtgctttatttaaaattatttctaatgtaagttatataataatttttttaataaaattatttaattattttttttagaatagtgaaaataataatgatgcATCTATTAAATTTAGAGGATTTCCTTATTTTTCTGAATTATCATCTCCAAAACAATATATGTTTGATGTTTTACCTTTTTTATGGTGTTTATCAgttatatttacaataacTCATAGTGTTGGAGCTATTGTTAcagaaaaagaattaaaagtaaaaagttatttaaaagttattggTGTTACAAATAGTTCTTATTATGGATCAATGtatttatgtaattttattaaatttacattaatttttggactttttatacattcaatatatcttattacacatgtaagtttttttttttatcaaaataattatataatcttAGTTTAcacataaattaataattataattgttttaataacataCTCCTCTGCATTAtgttcatttatattatttttatcaatgttatttaaagatTCTCTTAACAGTAtgaaaattactttttttttatggtTTGTTCTTTGTATTGAATCATTTGTTACAACAGGTGATCAATATAAACaatatgaatatataattaaatcaCTCAATATTAATAATCCATTACGATTTGCTATTAGAAATTTTGCATGGGCTGAATTAAGAACATTAAATTTaggtttttttaatatatttgatgatccacaaaattttttttcaactggattatgtataataatgttattatttgatacttttatttatggTATATTAGCATTTTATATTAGTTCAGTATTTCCAAAAGATGGTTCACCAGCAATGACAacatttgaatttttttttggtaaacaTTATTATGTACAGACAACTTCAACACTTGATTTTCAAGATTCATCtccaaatatttttcataaacaGGGACAAATAAATTGGGATGTTAGATTACGACATTGTACTAAAATATGGACTTCAACTGGTGAGAGAGCCTTAGATGCATTAACATTTACCGCACGACACGGTGAAATAACAACTCTTATTGGTCATAATGGTGCTGGTAAATCAACAACTTATGCCATACTTTCTGGATCAACAAATTTAACATCAGGAAGAATTTATATTggtaaagataatttaataaaaaaatttgataaatttaaaggaATAATTGGATATTGTCCACAATATGATGCTTTTTTTCCacatttaacaatatttgaaCAGGTATTTCTTGTTACATTActtaaaagaaaatgttatggaaatattttttgtagattttttaataaaaaagaaataattgaTGAGGTgatgtattatttaaaatcattaagTCTTGAAAATTTAGCAAATATGAAACCATTTAGATTACCAAATAGTACAAGAAGAAAAGTTTCATTAAGTATGGCATTATCAGGTGACTCAAAAATTCTTCTTCTCGATGAACCAAGATGTCATTCAGATACTGATTCAAAGCtagaaattgaaaaattattaaaaagtttaaaggaaaataaaacaattatccTTGCAACACATATTCTTGAAGAGGATGTATCTTTTTCTGATAAACttgtatttttaactaaagGATATGCTGCTGTTATTGGTACACAAAGTGAATTAATGGCTAAATTTGCACCaggatatattttaaatttacaatataaatgtattccAACAAATGAAATGATAAATCTTTCATtagatatgataagaaaatttatacCAAAATCAACAATTCATAGTACtcctaaaaaaaatgaagtttcattttttttatcatcacCTAATAGAAATTGTTGTATTAAATTAGTAAAagtattagaaaaaaatatggataatttaaatggaaatagatatcaaatatttaagaCAACATTTGAAGATGCTTATCTTAGAATTGATCATATGGCTGATATGTCAAAtgaatgttttaatatttctgaGAATGCCAAAAAATTTGCCAAAGCTATATGTggagaaaaaagaaaaataattaaaaaaaaaattccatTATGGTATTATCAAGTTAAATGtatgataaataaacatGGATTATATATGAGAAAACATATATATCAATTTGCTTTTCAATGGTTAGTACCATTAGGTTTAGttatttacaaattaatTGTATCATCAAATGATGACTTATCATTTTCAAatcaaatgataaattttaattatcaatatCTTCGACCATTTGTCTTACCatattatattgaaaaaaatattcaagaTATAAGTggtaataatgataaatatattagtaAATCTATTGAAGATATAGAAGATGATTTaagaacaaaatattataaaagaaaaattacaattaaacatattgatgattcaaaaaatttaactgaaaaatatttagatttttttatgtcAAAAGAACAATTAGGATTTGGGTATGAATTTTCTAATCCATTAAATACATATGATGTTACAAtaagatataataatatagcTATACATTCAACAATGATAGGAGTAGTTGAGTATTTTGAAACATTTCATGATCTTCATATAACATcaaatcttaaaatattaagtcCACGTAATATTAAAGGAAGTTTTTTGGCAAATCAAAGTTACAGTTCATCATCAGAAGTAATGCCATGGTTGTTAGATATTGATCAAGATAGTACTTTAGCATTTATTGTTCTTGTTTTATTTGGTGTTCTTCATACCTCTCACTCaatgatatttttagttGAAGAAAGAATCTCTCAATTTAGACATCAACAATTATCAGCAAATATTCCTAAagtaacaatttattttggaagttttttatttaacttgattacatttttaattggtttaacttttataatgaCTGGATTGATGTTAACTTTTCCATCATTTTTacatcttaaaaatattatatgttttagtattattttaataacatattttatggCAAATATACCTTTTGTATGGATGATgtcaaaattatttgaaaaaccATTAAAAGGTTAcatatttatgatattttttcaacttttatttccaatgcttttttttgtaatgtcatttataattattatgttttttCATAGATTTCTTCCATTACAAGGAGTACAAATTATCGGAATACTATCACCATCAGgatgtttaatttttcatttaacaGGAATTGCTGGATATATGTCATTTAacaatattgttgattattcTTTTACATTTGGTTCACTTTTACAAATACAATTACTTAGAGGACTTTTTacttacataattttttggTTTTTTGAAGATGACTatattcaatatatatatcatagaaaaattaaaagattattttggggtataataaatttatttagtaaaaaagaatctaataatattaatccTAATCGTAATATGACAATGAATATGGCAagtgaaattatttttgaaaatataggaaaaaaacacaaaaaaaattatgtaataaaaaatattaattttgaagTTTCTAAGAATGAatgtttttgtttaattGGAAGTAATGGTGTTggaaaaacattaatttttgatattttaacaaaaaaaacttatgCTACACAAGgacaatattatattaatggGGTTCGATTTAATagaaatcaaataaaaattggaTATTGTCAACAGATAGATTCTTTTATGCCCCAATTTACTATTGATGAgattatgattttttttgcaaaattaCATGGTTATGTTCAGTTTGATGAAATtgttaatgaaattattgaATGTTTTGGTTTAGAAAAACATagatttaaaagttttaaaagattaagtggtggacaaaaaaaaagagtatCTTTTTCTGTAGCTGTTCTTTCTGGAGAAGATGTTTTATTGTTAGATGAACCAACATCTGCTGTTGATCCAAAATCAAGAAGATTTATGTGGGAATTTATAAAAGCAGTTAGAGATTTAAATAGAACTGTTATTATTAGTACAAATAATGTTGGTGAGTGTGAATATTTAAGTACAAAAATAggatattttcaaaaaaataaaacattagaAGTTGGTGATGTAGATTATTTAAGGAATACACTTACAAATGGATTTATTGTAACTGTAACTATAGAAAATCCATCACAAATTACATGGatagaaattgaaaaaaatataattcaaaattttgcatcatcaaatattaattttcgTACATTTAGAAGAACTAATCAATGGAATATTTTTCCTAATAATACTAAAATGACATGGCTTGAagtaaataatgaaattgaGAAAATTTTggacaaatttaaaaaaaatgaatcagaagaaattttttctattaatgaggtaaatgaagaaaattatgaaaaaccTATTGTGATATCATATGATTTATCTAATTGTACTTTTGATAAAGTACTTTATGAATATATAGTTAATAAAGATGCATCTAGTTTAGAAGATCGTTCACGAACATCtctctaataaaaaaaaatatatatattataaatgaaagaagaaatctaatattatttatttttagtaaagtcatttttcttttattttttttcactcTTTTAAATgtctattttttaattatttattcaaatttttcctaattatacttttaaaaaacttttttttaatttttagaaataaaggtttgtttatttttaatgtattaattaatctatttttcttaattttgcaagaaaagaaatttaataaacttatttattagtaacaacataatatataattattgtacaactttttttagtttattgtctccaataaaaaaatttaaagtcttatcaataataaaacatgTAGTAATATTtccaaataaaataataattaatttgtttttaaagtCACTTGGAAATTGTACTACTTCAAAAAAGTTTGACATTATTGGTAAAAGATTTGaagcaaaaataaaaataacactAAGTGCTAATATAAGAGAATATAGAAAAggtttattttcaaatatactCTCCATAAACGGTTGAccctagaaaaaaaaaataaataaaaaaaatgaaatataaacttactttataattaacagcaaaatttgatatttgtAATGTCATTCCAAGAAGATAAATTGAAGAATTGAGTAATGAAGGAACAAACTTAGTTTCTGAAGTTACTTTTTCTATTTGTGGTTCATAAATGTTAGAAAgattaacaatatataaaatacaaGCAAAGTGGACtagaaattgaaaaaatactgttgaaattgtataaatattaaaaatatttggcattggttttctttttgataatttattagaTGGTCTAGATGAAGTTACAAATAAGTAACATGCAGATAAAAGTGAACCTTTAAGTGACATTTGATAGTCAGAAGCTCGTATACCTAATGAATATAATACTGATTGAGAATAAGCAGATATTAAAGCATTCAATGCAAGAATTTTAAACATCTGTAATGTAACAACTAAAGTACATCTTCCTTGTTTTATAATAGTACAAATAGAAGATATTGATGTAAACTTAGATGTAAATGGTGCTGCAATTGATGCATCTCCTAATTTTATAACAGAATTCTTGTCTAATCCTAATTctttcatcatttttttttcatcttcaagtcttttattatatggaTGATCTGgtgaaagaaaatattttataaattcagGAATTACTGAAACTGGTTCAATAAttgaattatttgttttactTGTATCAGATGGATGAGATAAAAGAGCAACTCCAACATGAGAATGTTTCAAAGCTCCAACATCATTAGTTCCATCACCACACATTAATGTAATATATCcttgattttttaattcatttattaCTTCTTCTTTTTGTTTTGGAGCCATAcgagaatatatttttatatattttaaaattgactttaaataattatgttCATTCTTATAAAGATAATCAAAACCATTACCAGTAACACATAATtcattttgattaaaaaattcaaaagattcattttttaattctacttttttcttttcatcaACTGATTGCCAATAccatttatcattttcattacctaaaatcattatttcttttaGTTCATCTGTAAACTTTAATTCATTAGATACATGACAAGCTGTCAATTGATTATCACCAGTAATCATTACAACATCATGTCCTGAatctttaatttcttttatcataatttttgaatCATCTTTTAATGGACAggaaataactaaaaaaccAGCAAATGTTAAATCTTTTTCAAATTCATTTCTTGAGATATGtcgtaaattatttttatctatattttttaactttgaATAACCCAATGCTAATACACGAAAACCTTGTtgagttaattttttataaccaTTAACATAACCCTCTGGTATAGAagttaacatattttttaatacttcaGGAGCACCTTTAACTGTAACAATCATATTTGacttattattaattgatgTAACTTCAGAAATAACTGTCATTCTTCTAAGTTGACTGGTAAAATGATAtctttgtaaaatttttatagtttgaGAGTTTCTGTCATTTGAAGATATCAAatcattttcaataatattcCATTCAATCCAATTTAATGATGATTTTTCTATTGGATCTCCTACCAAGTCTCCatctaatattattaatgaatgACATGAAGCCAAAACATTTAATGTTATATCACTAATCtcatttttattctttatagaaatatttttattttcatcaatAATACCAATACCATCTACAACAAGATTATCAGTTGTAAGAGTACCAGTTTTATCAAAACAACAAATATCTACTTTTCCACAAAATGGAATTCTAAATGGTTCAGTACAAAATATTCCTAATTTAGATAAAGCTTCTAATGATTGATTTACAGCCAATGATAATACTATAGGTAATTTTGTTGGGACAACACTAGTAATAATTAGTGAACATTTAACAAAAGTTTGAAATCTATCAAAATTTTCCTCTACACTTCTAGTTATCCAAACATAAATTGCTGCAGCAATTGCAAAAACAAGTAAAAaggaaataaatataaatgcttcaaaattattagcCGTAACTTTATTAACACCAAATAAAATTGTTCTTAATAATGAACCTTGTGAAGTACTAAATCCAGTTTTAAGTACATAACATAATACTCCATCATTTGGAGGTTTTGGGagaatatcattattattgtGTTTGTATGAATGttgtataattttagttCCACCACATAAAACATGAAGTTTCATATCTCTcttataatcaaaatatttttctttatccaATGTTTCTATTGATTCTTTCATCTGTGGAATACTTTCTCCTGTCAACATTGTTTCATCTAAAATACAATTTCCacgtaataataataaatcacAGGGTACATTATCATCATTTAAACTTCTTcctattaaaattaaatcacCAACAATTAATTCATTTGATTGAATTACTTTCCATTCTTTATTTCTATAAACATCAATAAAATATGGTTTATTTCCCATATCTCTTATCATTttcatgttttttttttgttcaaaTACAACAGTCATTTCAAGTAATACTAACATAACTAAagtaaataaagaaaaaataaccATATTACTTAAAAACCATAAACCAAcacaaaatatttgaaatacaaaaaaagGTGCTATGGTACGATCAACAAATAATTCCATAAATGATGGTACAATCATTtccatattattattaccatattttaattttgtttcaGTTATAATTTCTTCTGAAGTTAAACCTAACCATGAATTAAAATGACTAAAtggtttattattatcaaattctaattgattaaattgttttttattgttatcataaatataaacaactttttgaaattcaattgaaattttaattactcCATTACTAagattatcatatttaattgGTACAATTTCAGATCGTCCATTATTTAGTGTAGGTTTAATTAATGCATGTGTtgcattttttaaatttttttcacttttatatgctaaaatataataaaattctttaaacCATAATGAGAATAATCCAAGTAAaatctatatataaaaaattaaaaaaaaaaattataataacataCTTGAAGAAGAAAAATAGAACTTGATAAGacaataaatgtaaaataattttcttcattttgaaaataaaagttccatgataataaaataaaaagataaataacaataaatggTGCTACGTGGAGATGTAACAaaattggtttttttttacatatttttatatattcaattaACTCATCAACAGCCATTGTATATCCAAAAAATGTTGATgcatatcttttttttggtTATGTAATTTGTTGAAGAATAAtctttattcaaattttttagtgcaaacaaattttatcaataattttcGTTGCaagatcttttttttatcaatatgaTAGTTGAaagattaattataattagcAGAAAAAATAACACTAGCCttgtttatttttgaaagatttaatttatctctaatcaaattaaaaattatatcaaaacaaatataattaaatattcttaatattaattaattaaactatttacaaaaaacaagcatatattaaaaaaaggaaaattaatctttatatttattaaaaaaaaacttgatTGTATCTAAGCTCTTTTTCAAGATTtgtttttaagaaaaaaggttaagaatttttatattacaatgatgaacttatatttttcattttaattcaaatttcagaaaatttcaaaatattttttggcgcatctttttataattaatttatgaaTCGTCATCAAACACGATATTAAAATCtgaagtttaatttttttttcaaagaGAATTACTgggtttttttttgttagatcaaattttttattattgaaaatataaataatgtttaaatttttttaattgcaTTTTCTCAATCAACTTCACAATTTGTATTCATTTACAAAACTTTCAGTATGTTATGCTTTAAAGTATTCTaacattttgtttaaatagatattttaaaaatttcatttttaaaaaaaaactattattttttttcttaaattatttatttttaaaaattttttgccAAAATTCAAgtttaaaagataaagttttttttaataaagttaaaaaataaaaagattttactaaatacattaacaacaacaaaaagaaataaaaaatataataattattataaaatttactaataaactttttacttTAAGGTAaagagtaaaaaaataaatttttgttgtcAATGATATTTACCTTAATACATTAAAAGTTTCAAATATCAATTGgaa
Proteins encoded in this region:
- a CDS encoding ABC transporter-like domain and AAA+ ATPase domain and P-loop containing nucleoside triphosphate hydrolase domain-containing protein, with product MINFNYQYLRPFVLPYYIEKNIQDISGNNDKYISKSIEDIEDDLRTKYYKRKITIKHIDDSKNLTEKYLDFFMSKEQLGFGYEFSNPLNTYDVTIRYNNIAIHSTMIGVVEYFETFHDLHITSNLKILSPRNIKGSFLANQSYSSSSEVMPWLLDIDQDSTLAFIVLVLFGVLHTSHSMIFLVEERISQFRHQQLSANIPKVTIYFGSFLFNLITFLIGLTFIMTGLMLTFPSFLHLKNIICFSIILITYFMANIPFVWMMSKLFEKPLKGYIFMIFFQLLFPMLFFVMSFIIIMFFHRFLPLQGVQIIGILSPSGCLIFHLTGIAGYMSFNNIVDYSFTFGSLLQIQLLRGLFTYIIFWFFEDDYIQYIYHRKIKRLFWGIINLFSKKESNNINPNRNMTMNMASEIIFENIGKKHKKNYVIKNINFEVSKNECFCLIGSNGVGKTLIFDILTKKTYATQGQYYINGVRFNRNQIKIGYCQQIDSFMPQFTIDEIMIFFAKLHGYVQFDEIVNEIIECFGLEKHRFKSFKRLSGGQKKRVSFSVAVLSGEDVLLLDEPTSAVDPKSRRFMWEFIKAVRDLNRTVIISTNNVGECEYLSTKIGYFQKNKTLEVGDVDYLRNTLTNGFIVTVTIENPSQITWIEIEKNIIQNFASSNINFRTFRRTNQWNIFPNNTKMTWLEVNNEIEKILDKFKKNESEEIFSINEVNEENYEKPIVISYDLSNCTFDKVLYEYIVNKDASSLEDRSRTSL
- a CDS encoding Cation-transporting P-type ATPase family and Cation-transporting P-type ATPase, subfamily V and P-type ATPase, A domain and HAD-like domain and P-type ATPase, cytoplasmic domain N-containing protein, which codes for MAVDELIEYIKICKKKPILLHLHVAPFIVIYLFILLSWNFYFQNEENYFTFIVLSSSIFLLQILLGLFSLWFKEFYYILAYKSEKNLKNATHALIKPTLNNGRSEIVPIKYDNLSNGVIKISIEFQKVVYIYDNNKKQFNQLEFDNNKPFSHFNSWLGLTSEEIITETKLKYGNNNMEMIVPSFMELFVDRTIAPFFVFQIFCVGLWFLSNMVIFSLFTLVMLVLLEMTVVFEQKKNMKMIRDMGNKPYFIDVYRNKEWKVIQSNELIVGDLILIGRSLNDDNVPCDLLLLRGNCILDETMLTGESIPQMKESIETLDKEKYFDYKRDMKLHVLCGGTKIIQHSYKHNNNDILPKPPNDGVLCYVLKTGFSTSQGSLLRTILFGVNKVTANNFEAFIFISFLLVFAIAAAIYVWITRSVEENFDRFQTFVKCSLIITSVVPTKLPIVLSLAVNQSLEALSKLGIFCTEPFRIPFCGKVDICCFDKTGTLTTDNLVVDGIGIIDENKNISIKNKNEISDITLNVLASCHSLIILDGDLVGDPIEKSSLNWIEWNIIENDLISSNDRNSQTIKILQRYHFTSQLRRMTVISEVTSINNKSNMIVTVKGAPEVLKNMLTSIPEGYVNGYKKLTQQGFRVLALGYSKLKNIDKNNLRHISRNEFEKDLTFAGFLVISCPLKDDSKIMIKEIKDSGHDVVMITGDNQLTACHVSNELKFTDELKEIMILGNENDKWYWQSVDEKKKVELKNESFEFFNQNELCVTGNGFDYLYKNEHNYLKSILKYIKIYSRMAPKQKEEVINELKNQGYITLMCGDGTNDVGALKHSHVGVALLSHPSDTSKTNNSIIEPVSVIPEFIKYFLSPDHPYNKRLEDEKKMMKELGLDKNSVIKLGDASIAAPFTSKFTSISSICTIIKQGRCTLVVTLQMFKILALNALISAYSQSVLYSLGIRASDYQMSLKGSLLSACYLFVTSSRPSNKLSKRKPMPNIFNIYTISTVFFQFLVHFACILYIVNLSNIYEPQIEKVTSETKFVPSLLNSSIYLLGMTLQISNFAVNYKGQPFMESIFENKPFLYSLILALSVIFIFASNLLPIMSNFFEVVQFPSDFKNKLIIILFGNITTCFIIDKTLNFFIGDNKLKKVVQ